A segment of the Acetobacteroides hydrogenigenes genome:
ATGAACATCACTACCCCAACACCTGTTCAGGAGAAGGCAATACCGGTAATCCTCGAAGGGAAAGATCTTATCGCCTGCGCTCAAACCGGAACAGGTAAAACCGCCGCCTTCGTACTGCCCATCATCGACAAACTCGCCAACCGCGAGAACCACAACAAAGCGACAACCCTTATCCTAGTGCCCACCCGCGAGCTGGCCATCCAGATCGACCAGCAGATTATGGGCTTCAGCTACTTTACCCCTGCCACCTCGGTAGCGGTGTACGGTGGAAACGACTCGATGCTGTGGGAAACGCAGAAAACCGCGCTCATCAACGGTGCCGACATCATCATTGCAACGCCGGGCAGGCTGATTACCCACCTCAACTTCGACTACTTTAAGCTATCGGACATCGAGCACTTTATCCTCGACGAGGCCGACCGCATGCTCGACATGGGTTTCGTGGACGATATCACCGCCATTGCCGCTAAGCTTCCAGCCAAGAGGCAAACCGTGATGTTCTCGGCAACCATGCCCGATAAGATCAGAAAACTGGCAAGAAAGATTCTGCATAATCCTGTCGAAATAAACCTGGCAACCTCCAAGCCCGCCGAAAACGTGCTTCAGGCCGTTTGCATGGCCGAAGACCCCGAAAAGGTGAAGATTCTGATCAGCCTGCTAAAGGATAAGCCCAACATCAAAAGCGTGGTCATCTTCTCCTCTACCAAAACCAAGGTAAAGGAGATTGAAAAGACGCTTAGAGCGGCCAAGCTAAATACCGCCTCCATCCACTCCGACCTCGAACAGAAGGAGCGCGAAGAGGTTATGCGCCGCTTCCGCTCGCGCGACATCCAGCTGCTGGTAGCCACCGACATCATCTCGCGCGGCATCGACGTGGAAAATATTGACATGGTGGTAAACTTCGACGTACCCCACGACCCCGAAGATTACGTACACCGCGTAGGCCGTACGGCCCGCGCACAGGCCGAAGGTGTGGCCATTACCTTTGTTAACAAGAAGGATAAGCGCCTACTCGACAATATCGAGAAGTTCCTTGGGAATAAGATCTATCATTATCGTCATTAATAACTAACAACTCGAGCTCCCTATGTTGGAAAAAATTTTCAAGCTGAAGGAACAGAACACAAACGTCAGAACCGAGATCGTTGCTGGTATTACTACGTTTGTAACGATGGCCTACATCCTCTTCCTTAACCCGAACATTCTTGCGGGAACAGGGATGAATCACAACGCCGTGTTCTTTGCAACGGCGGTTGCTGCCGGTGTGGTATCGATCGCAATGGGATTTGTAGCCAACTTCCCTATTGCCTTGGCTCCTGGAATGGGATTGAACGCGTTCTTTGCCGCTATTGCCGTACAAGGCGCCGGAATGCCCTGGCAGGCGGCTCTTGGTGCCGTGTTTATCTCAGGTATCATCTTCGTTATCCTGACCGTTACCAAGGTTCGCCAGATGCTGGTTGTTGCCGTTCCAAACTCGCTTAAGGTGGCCATCACCGTGGGTATTGGACTTTTTATCACGGTTATCGGCATTAAGCTTTCGGAGATTATGGTGGTAAAGGCATCGCTCATTCCTCCAACCCTTGAGCAGATTAACGCCAACCCAGCCGCCCCTGCAGCGCTCAAGTTCTTCGAATGGAACATCGGGCTAGGAAACTTCACGAACCCGGCAATGGCGCTTTCGGTTATCGGCCTATTCATTTCGGTTCTTTTGATGACCTTACGCGTAAAAGGATCGCTGCTTATCGGGATCGTAATCACTACGCTTATAGGAATTCCTATGGGGGTAACCGTTATCCCTGAGCATTTCTCCCCATTTGCGCTCCCCGATTTCAACAACCTAGCGGTGGGGGCTCTCGACATTAAGGCCGCCCTCAACATGGGAATCTGGACGGTTGTGTTCACCTTCACCTTCGTTGAGCTTTTCGACACCTTCG
Coding sequences within it:
- a CDS encoding NCS2 family permease, yielding MLEKIFKLKEQNTNVRTEIVAGITTFVTMAYILFLNPNILAGTGMNHNAVFFATAVAAGVVSIAMGFVANFPIALAPGMGLNAFFAAIAVQGAGMPWQAALGAVFISGIIFVILTVTKVRQMLVVAVPNSLKVAITVGIGLFITVIGIKLSEIMVVKASLIPPTLEQINANPAAPAALKFFEWNIGLGNFTNPAMALSVIGLFISVLLMTLRVKGSLLIGIVITTLIGIPMGVTVIPEHFSPFALPDFNNLAVGALDIKAALNMGIWTVVFTFTFVELFDTFGTLVGTARKANLIDKNGNSPKIGRAMLVDAFGVSFGAFLGTSTITAYVESAAGIGEGGRTGLTAVTTGILFLLALILAPLAGLIPNAATAPALIIVGLLMVSSIHEIDFNDFTEGFPAFMTFIMMPFTYNIANGIAAGIVFYTALKVVTGKWKQVHWMMYLLFVLVIVRYIFLAEH
- a CDS encoding DEAD/DEAH box helicase codes for the protein MEFKDLNLCSGVLEGLEAMNITTPTPVQEKAIPVILEGKDLIACAQTGTGKTAAFVLPIIDKLANRENHNKATTLILVPTRELAIQIDQQIMGFSYFTPATSVAVYGGNDSMLWETQKTALINGADIIIATPGRLITHLNFDYFKLSDIEHFILDEADRMLDMGFVDDITAIAAKLPAKRQTVMFSATMPDKIRKLARKILHNPVEINLATSKPAENVLQAVCMAEDPEKVKILISLLKDKPNIKSVVIFSSTKTKVKEIEKTLRAAKLNTASIHSDLEQKEREEVMRRFRSRDIQLLVATDIISRGIDVENIDMVVNFDVPHDPEDYVHRVGRTARAQAEGVAITFVNKKDKRLLDNIEKFLGNKIYHYRH